One Conger conger chromosome 7, fConCon1.1, whole genome shotgun sequence genomic window, GTCagctctccctttctgtcagacacacatgACACTTTGAGGCACCTTCCCCTTTCTGTGCGATTGTTTCACTACACATTTCCAAACCTGTTTCTCACTCCCTTACTTAAGGCAGCCATGCAATTGCAAAACAGGTTGCTACATCCATCACCGCATCCGGCTGTGAAGACATCAAATATACAGAAAatggcgcgcacacacaaaagtTAGAGAGGTGCAGACTAGCAGTGCATAAATATGGAAAATCAGAACGTTGCACACTCGAGTTCCTCCTTGCTGCATTTTTATTGGCCGATATTTTGGCCAAATGCCTTTGTCCCAGGTCACCCTGACGAAGGCATCCAGCCGAGACCTTGGTTAGTAAAACGCAGCGAGGAGAAACCTGAGTTTGAGGCTTTCTGCCATGGTAGCAGCACAAAGTAgaaactaaaatattttttgaccaTCGTACCTGACCACCCACCAGCCGTCCAGCAGTTTGTGAATGACCTCTACGGTCTCCCCGACAACGAGAGTCAGCTCGTCATCCTCCACTGCGTTGTAGACTTTAGTGGTGATGTACAGCTCCCCTGCAGAGACACAGATATACCCATGACCAAACCCAGTCTGCAGTTCCCCAGTGTACGAATGCGGTAGAGGTCCAGGTCATGGCCGCAGTGTTTCTGCCCTTGCCTTCATAGTTGGGGTCTGGCTCCTCGGCCTCTTCGGGCCCCTCCAGGGGCTCCAGGTAGGAAGCGGGCACCCAGCCCTGCCGCGAGTCACACTGGCAGAACCACCAACCTGGGGGGGTTGAGACAAAGGGCTGGGGGGGTTAGGGTGCGAGTGCAGCAGCGCTGTCGATTCCATTTCCATGAATTGAACAAATACCCGAAATGTTCTTATCAGGATTTGaattgttaaaatgaataacttTCTATTTCTATTCATTAACTTTCATTTCACATCCCCAGCCCTGGAGTGCTAGGAAAATCTACCCATGTcagaaagaaatgtgaaaaaattgtTCCCTTAGGTGTACAGTGGCTTGccactggggcagtaccctcAATGGTATCCCCATTGTACCATTTACCGTTTTTCATTAGTATTCATAGGTAGAAATATGACCCAGTGAGGGAACATTGAACGTTAGAGAACAAAAACAGGCTCCTACAGTGATCCGTCTTCTGACAGTGCTGCTGAGTGAGGGAGTTTTTTACCGTAGGGTGCATGTGGTTTTTTCACCACATGCACCCAATGGCTGGAATGTAAAACTCCAATCATGAAGCCGTACATAAAGGACAGTGACCCACTTCTGTAGAATTGCAGGCATTGTTCAGTTTTTAAGTTAACAGCTGTAGCGTGCAAATAGTTGGCCACTTCCTCATTGAAAAGTAACCCCAAGAACCTGGCGGACTTCCCCAGTCTGTGGGGTAGTAGTATctaaaccctggtgtaaaaaccagcgatgaccagcttgaaattaccagctgccagttgtttcaaaacatagcgtgagctggtcagaccatgttgagtatggagctggtctgaactggtcaccctggtatcagctgtttcaaaaccaagcttgagctggtttTAGCAGGGAACTGCTCTTCTTTTCCACCTTTCTCTCTACCTTCTTGAAAGTGAAAGTGGTGTGAGCAACACAGAAACCGTGAAcccaaaaataattacaaataagGCAGGTGGTGGTGGTCATGAGGAGTAGCCCTGAGGGCTTCCATCTGTTCCATATGAGCGCCTTATCAGCAAAACATTTCATCATCAGGAATACCTGTTAGCAGGAAGCTTTTGGGACACAGTGTGGTGAACTGCTGCCTGCTCATTTGcttagtactactactactactactactactactactaccaccaccactagtactactactaccaccaccaccactactactactactactactaccaccaccactactactactactactactactactactactactactactactactactaccaccattactactactactactactaccaccaccattactactactactactactactactactactactactaccactactactagtactacatATGGGCTCACCGTTAGATGTCTTTTCAACAATATCCACCAAGGCTCCCACTTCCAGACTGAGCTCATGCTTAGAGCTGTGCTTGTAGTCTGCGATGACTCTGTATGTCTCCAGCATAATAGGACCTGTAATCTCTGTAAAACAGTGTCAAGCAGTCATCAAAAAATACTCTTGTGTACTGTACAACAGCAACCCTTTGATTCcctagaagaaccctatctagttctttgtcaggcaaagcaattctttgtctgggagctttcacacttcatatGTATAATGGAGGGTTCCGTAAAGAATAGGTTTCTCCATGGAAACTacccttttttctgagagtgtaccatTCACAATCCCTAAGAAATCTatctatatactgtatctacCAAATATAATAACAACATCTAACATTTTTAATGGCACCCTTCACACAATGCTTGATAGTGGACATTcaccaaaagaaaagaaaaaaaaaacagatgatcAAGTTGAAACTTTTGATAATGACAACTTTTGACAAGAGCAGCAAAGACGAGGAGATTGCTGACCAGCTGCTGTCAAAATATTGCTTATTTGCCTTTTATCTATGACAGTACATCTGGTATAAGGGTAAAACAATATTTGGATTCTACTGGCTGTAATCTTCTGAATAAACGTTGAAATGTGGAAGCTTTGCCAAGTCATGCAGGATACATGCATTTTCTGAGCATATtggcaaattaaataatattaaaggaaaagaaaagaacgACGATTACCTGATTTGTTGTCTCTGGCTCTGTCCTTTGACATCACAtaggtttcattttttttataccTGTATAGAAAATATTAGTTACGTCAGCACTACTTAACTCCAGGTCCTggaggccacagtgtctgtgtatttgCTCCAActatgcactacaccacctgatttaattattttacctccTTGGTCCAGGAAGTAagcatccctgctgaaaaaaaagctggtagctggttgaccagttagaccagcttcatactcaacatggtttgaccagctcaagctgtgttttgaaacagctggtagctgatatttcaagctggtcatagctgtattttacaccaaGGAATCGTGTGGTGTAGTACATGGTTGGAGCAAATGCAGAAGCAGTcacactaattgttcagttaattacccaggagaagaTAAAacctgggctggatttggattcacgggccagatttgatgatctctGCTCACTGTGTTTGGTTTGTTGTGTGGTTTGTTGTTTGGATTGTTGTGTGGTTTGTTGTTGGGATTGTCATTTGGTTTGTTGTGTGGTTTGTTGTTTGGATTGGGGTGTGGTTTGTTGTGTGGTTTGTTGTTTGGATTGTTGTGTGGTTTGTTGTGTGGTTTGTTGTGTGGTTTGTTGTTTGGTTTGTACTCACGGGTGTGGGGCGGGCGGGGTCTCGTCCTCAGGTCGGACCTGGAAGAAGTTTCGCACCAGCTGGGAGCGGGAGATCTTCGGAGGCAGAGCGACGAGGTCACGGCAGTACTCTGCCAGCGTGCCCTGCCTCGTTTCCGTTGTCTTCTGATTGTCGAACCACTTCGGTGCTAGCAGACATGAAGGAGAGGAAATGGActtatatttattcatacagAAATTATGAATGCGcattttacactcagtgagcacttcattaggtatttattcgactttttaaagtattggtcttctgctgctgtaacctatccacttagaggtttgacacattgtgtgttcagagatgctcttctgcatgccactgttgtaacatgTGGTTATTCATAGtgcggtcaccttcctgtcagctttgaacagtctggcccttctcctctgacctctctcattaacaaggcgtttctgcctgcagaactgctgctcactggatttctttttctgcaccattctgaataaactctagagactgttgtgcatgaaaatcccaggagatcagcagtttctgaaatagtCATTCCACTGTCAAGTCATTGAAATCTTTTTTCCGCATTCTaatagttgatgtgaacattaactgaagctcctgacacgtatctgcatgatgttatgcattgcactggaAATGAGACTAAATGAGGAAGTCATTCTTTCTTCTCTTATTTTGATTGttcaggttttttgttttttatttcaacctGACTGCAAGCCCCACAAATCATATTGCAATGGATATACTGCATCAGAATGACTCATAACTAGACagagtgaaaatattattttctccgGTATTACATAACCTTTTCAGCCACATCCTCTTTTTTTCCCGCATTACCTCAAATACAGGCTAGCCACTGGACTTTTGCTAAATGGGAAAGTCCTTGTTCAGGTTTCATTTCATATGTGACTACATCACCTGTCCCGTAGGTTTCACATTGTAAACAAGCAATGGTCAAGGAACCACTGTGCAGGTGGTTCCTTGTACAGATCAAAATACAATGGTGTGACTCTATAAAATGGCCACAGAACCATTTGAGTACATCCTCAGTGACAATACCagttgtgttcagtattcagagtgctgaacatCTTAGGATATTGTTTGCTGGAACTGCtggactgaaaataaatgtatacttaATCCTCACTCCCCCATCAACACCCTGGGCAGCACCAGTGATTTGCATCTCTGTAATACGTGCTTCTTTATATTTAGTAtcagaaaactgaaaaagagACTTGCTTCTCATTCGTCATGCTAGGCAGGTTGCAGGTGTTTCCTCGTACGCTGAGTATGACGACAATGGCCCCTTCGTATCAACATTAAAATAAGTCCATTTTTGCATGACAGCTATAATTACTATACTGTGAAACTGGTTTAGAatgagaacaaaacaaacatttttgtcaGGTTAAATACTTGTTCAAATGCACCTGCATTGTATGAACTGTAAGAGTGCACTCAACTTGATTATATTTTATCCATCTCTGACTTAAATGACAATATAGTTGACATAAAATTGTTAGTGTACTTCACACACGGAACACACTCTTTGTGACCAAAAGTCATGTTTACGCTTCTGCTTGAGCAGGTCTGGGAGCAGGAGAAATGTTTTACCTGGGAGGGAAGGGATGATCCTGTCTTTGGCATCGATGTCCCCGGCCTCAATTGGGAACATCTCTTTCAGAGATTTCTGtaacccagaaacacacacacacaagtgcatggCAGTATTACACCACAGCTGTCCAGCTTGCCATTTCAGCTTGGTCCAATATTGTCTATTTGACACTGACAATATCTGAACTTTAAAGTTCAAAGTTTAAATTGAAATGTGTTCTTGTTATGGTCACTTATGGTACTTACATGAAAGGTGTGGATCTCTGGGTATTTTCTGTAAATCAACTTCTCTGACAGGTCGCTCCATTTGATCAATAACATGTATACCTATGAAAAAGAATACCACAACAAATTATTCTTCCATTCTGTTATCtctttgattttcattttcctttcattttttttgtcacatttcACTTTCACAACGAACATTGATACGTATACTGGATTTATCTCTGTTATGTTATTAATTTCCAAGCTTACATGGTGCTGGCTGGGGAAGAACCTTTTCTCGAATCCCAGTAGCTCCACATGAAGAATGTAGATGGATTCCATGCTGGGGTTGAGAGACACGACGTGCAAGAGTGAAAACTCAAGAGACTCGGAGAGGGAGCATTTTATAGCAGGTGCGTACGTGAGCCCACTGAGAGCTCCGCCCAGAGGAGGAGTGGCGTTGAGCTTGCTTCACCTCAGACCCCACAGGCCCTTCATGCCCAAAAAGGGAAATGTGTCAAGGAGGCCAACTCCCtgcataatattttaaatattttctatgTCTTCACTGGCAATGGAAAACTAAATTAACAGATCAGACTGGGAATTAATAAAGGTGTACCAAAGATCCAGTGGGTTTACTATGAAATAAGCACCAAAGAGCATGACTGTCGTGTTCGTGATGTTCAAatagagaataaaaaaaattgaggaaataactgaagaaaaaacaacTGGCTTGGTGAATTTAGTTGTGAAATAATCTATTGTAAAACACTGAGGAGGAAATAGCCTTGGTACGCTTTTGGTACAAATGTGGCTCTTCTCGGTCACCATTAAACATTAACTCAGTGTCAGTCTGTTTTATAGAAATAAATGTTCACTATCACCTTTACTATGATCTTATGCTAATGCTTTGTGTTTGCGTTTTTGCTTTATGGATTTATGGATGAAATGAACATTTCTCATTATTCAACAATAGGTTTGAGAATGTAATATTTTGAAGCCTGATTTGAATGAATGTCACTGAATGCGGTAATAAATTACAATTGTGTTGTGTATTATGCAAGAAATGTATATTGGACAATATTTCAGATTAATTCAAACTATTGGCATGAATAAATAAGTTTATGACTCATTGTATCTGTGcataacattttgttttgattatCTTTTACTGGAATATGTCATCCCCATAAACGTCTTAGCTCAGCAGCTGTAACACTGCAGAATTAATGTGTATAGTTATGGAGTTTAATGCAGGGAGGAAGTCCTTGTATCAATCTTAAAATGATTTTCAGTTGCAAGTCGATTTAAAGCTGTCACGGATATTTAATTTCTGAAAGAGCAACTGGCATGTTGCACAGGAGGAATTTCTCGGGGGCTTTTgcagtgaaaatcccaggaataTTTCTCGATCTATAGTTCAAAACCCCAAAGAGGAACCAGCAGTCAACAACAGACAATGTGGCAAGCCTTACAAATCAGCCTAATTTGGTTATGTTCTGTCACAGAAGCTGAAAGAGATAACCATGAATAAAGATAATGTCATATCACCGTCAAATCTGTTGCAATGGCAAGAGGTCAAGATTCAGCCTTCCACTCCAACTCCATTTTCTATGAAAAGAAA contains:
- the ncf1 gene encoding neutrophil cytosol factor 1, which translates into the protein MESIYILHVELLGFEKRFFPSQHHVYMLLIKWSDLSEKLIYRKYPEIHTFHKSLKEMFPIEAGDIDAKDRIIPSLPAPKWFDNQKTTETRQGTLAEYCRDLVALPPKISRSQLVRNFFQVRPEDETPPAPHPYKKNETYVMSKDRARDNKSEITGPIMLETYRVIADYKHSSKHELSLEVGALVDIVEKTSNGWWFCQCDSRQGWVPASYLEPLEGPEEAEEPDPNYEGELYITTKVYNAVEDDELTLVVGETVEVIHKLLDGWWVVRKGELTGHYPSMFLLKTGEKKGPGNEKGVLRRETPPPRRSTIRNAQSIHAKGRKKITQDTYRRNSRRYLQQRGQRSGRASTQPPLLERKNNSENIAPKTVATKPKEDLPAIPPRPSPELILERCTEDTCKRISIRKAAETEITS